Proteins co-encoded in one Pogoniulus pusillus isolate bPogPus1 chromosome 15, bPogPus1.pri, whole genome shotgun sequence genomic window:
- the MGAT4C gene encoding alpha-1,3-mannosyl-glycoprotein 4-beta-N-acetylglucosaminyltransferase C isoform X1, with the protein MMLRCSLLGSSLYLLCLVLSLGTTTQSLAPSPWHPPLSRHSLKQLEKMRCLRKRSAVPCLGLLVLCLLFVNLYMEDGHVLQDGDKQALSEAATHPPGAERPPHAARPVSNFSAARNVSYHYLAGTPLLRKRYLTIGLSSVKRKKGNYLLETIKSIFEQSSYEELKEIAVVVQLADFDWAWCAGMAQDISQRFAHHIIAGRLLVIHVPEEHYPALEGLKRNYNDPVERVKFRSKQNVDYAFLLNFCANLSDYYVMLEDDVRCSRNFLTAVKKVITSREGSYWVTLEFSKLGYIGKLYHSHDLPRLAHFLLMFYQEMPCDWLLIHFRGLLAQKEVIRFKPSLFQHMGYYSSYRGAENKLKDDDFEEESFDLPDNPPANLHTNMNVFENYEASKAYSSGDEYFWGKAPATGDFYGAVFEKPIKISKIKVVTGTEDRQNDILHHGALEVGEKVVGSKKGRQCSTYLRLGEFRNGKFEVTDVEHKVLFDVSCVRIVVTKSQKEWLIIRSISIWTSQTPNP; encoded by the exons ATGAT gctgaggtgcagcctcctgggttccagcctgtacctgttgtgccttgtcctgtccctgggcaccaccacacagagcctggcaccttcaccttggcacccacccctcag caggcacagcctgaagcagctggagaagatgCGATGCCTGCGGAAGCGCTCGGCGGTGCCCTGCCTAGGGCTGCTCgtcctctgcctgctcttcgTGAACCTCTACATGGAGGATGGGCACGTGCTG CAGGACGGGGACAAGCAGGCGCTGAGCGAGGCAGCCACGCACCCGCCGGGCGCCGAGCGCCCCCCGCACGCCGCTCGGCCTGTGTCCAACTTCTCCGCAGCCAGGAACgtctcctatcactacctggctGGCACACCTCTGCTGAGGAAGA GGTACCTGACAATTGGGCTCTcctctgtgaaaaggaaaaagggcaaCTACCTGctggagaccatcaagtccatctTCGAGCAGTCGAGCTacgaggagctgaaggagatcgcggtggtggtgcagctggcagactTCGACTGGGCCTGGTGCGCCGGCATGGCGCAGGACATCTCGCAGAGGTTCGCTCACCACATCATCGCCGGCAGGCTGCTGGTCATCCACGTGCCGGAGGAGCACTACCCCGCGCTGGAGGGCCTCAAGAGGAACTACAACGACCCCGTGGAGCGGGTGAAGTTCCGCTCCAAGCAGAACGTGGACTACGCCTTCCTGCTCAACTTCTGCGCCAACCTCTCCGACTACTACGTCATGCTGGAGGACGACGTCCGCTGCTCCAGGAACTTCCTGACTGCTGTTAAGAAAGTGATCACCTCCCGAGAGGGCTCCTACTGGGTGACCCTGGAGTTCTCCAAGCTGGGCTACATCGGGAAGCTTTACCACTCCCATGACCTGCCGCGCCTGGCACACTTCCTGCTGATGTTCTACCAGGAGATGCCCTGCGACTGGCTGCTCATCCACTTCCGCGGGCTGCTGGCGCAGAAGGAGGTGATCCGCTTCAAGCCCTCTCTGTTCCAGCACATGGGATACTACTCCTCTTACAGGGGAGCTGAGAACAAGCTCAAGGATGATGACTTCGAGGAGGAGTCCTTCGATCTCCCCGACAACCCCCCGGCCAACCTGCACACCAACATGAACGTCTTTGAGAACTACGAGGCCAGCAAGGCGTACAGCAGCGGCGACGAGTACTTCTGGGGCAAAGCCCCTGCCACGGGGGACTTCTATGGGGCTGTGTTTGAAAAGCCCATAAAAATCAGCAAAATCAAAGTGGTGACGGGGACCGAAGACAGGCAAAATGACATTTTGCACCACGGGGCCCTGGAAGTAGGGGAAAAGGTGGTGGGGAGTAAGAAAGGGAGGCAATGCAGCACGTACCTGAGACTGGGGGAGTTCAGGAACGGGAAGTTTGAAGTGACAGACGTAGAGCACAAGGTCCTGTTTGATGTTAGCTGCGTGAGAATAGTTGTCACCAAAAGCCAGAAGGAGTGGCTGATCATTAGGAGCATTAGCATCTGGACTTCTCAGACCCCAAACCCATAA
- the MGAT4C gene encoding alpha-1,3-mannosyl-glycoprotein 4-beta-N-acetylglucosaminyltransferase C isoform X2, with product MRCLRKRSAVPCLGLLVLCLLFVNLYMEDGHVLQDGDKQALSEAATHPPGAERPPHAARPVSNFSAARNVSYHYLAGTPLLRKRYLTIGLSSVKRKKGNYLLETIKSIFEQSSYEELKEIAVVVQLADFDWAWCAGMAQDISQRFAHHIIAGRLLVIHVPEEHYPALEGLKRNYNDPVERVKFRSKQNVDYAFLLNFCANLSDYYVMLEDDVRCSRNFLTAVKKVITSREGSYWVTLEFSKLGYIGKLYHSHDLPRLAHFLLMFYQEMPCDWLLIHFRGLLAQKEVIRFKPSLFQHMGYYSSYRGAENKLKDDDFEEESFDLPDNPPANLHTNMNVFENYEASKAYSSGDEYFWGKAPATGDFYGAVFEKPIKISKIKVVTGTEDRQNDILHHGALEVGEKVVGSKKGRQCSTYLRLGEFRNGKFEVTDVEHKVLFDVSCVRIVVTKSQKEWLIIRSISIWTSQTPNP from the exons atgCGATGCCTGCGGAAGCGCTCGGCGGTGCCCTGCCTAGGGCTGCTCgtcctctgcctgctcttcgTGAACCTCTACATGGAGGATGGGCACGTGCTG CAGGACGGGGACAAGCAGGCGCTGAGCGAGGCAGCCACGCACCCGCCGGGCGCCGAGCGCCCCCCGCACGCCGCTCGGCCTGTGTCCAACTTCTCCGCAGCCAGGAACgtctcctatcactacctggctGGCACACCTCTGCTGAGGAAGA GGTACCTGACAATTGGGCTCTcctctgtgaaaaggaaaaagggcaaCTACCTGctggagaccatcaagtccatctTCGAGCAGTCGAGCTacgaggagctgaaggagatcgcggtggtggtgcagctggcagactTCGACTGGGCCTGGTGCGCCGGCATGGCGCAGGACATCTCGCAGAGGTTCGCTCACCACATCATCGCCGGCAGGCTGCTGGTCATCCACGTGCCGGAGGAGCACTACCCCGCGCTGGAGGGCCTCAAGAGGAACTACAACGACCCCGTGGAGCGGGTGAAGTTCCGCTCCAAGCAGAACGTGGACTACGCCTTCCTGCTCAACTTCTGCGCCAACCTCTCCGACTACTACGTCATGCTGGAGGACGACGTCCGCTGCTCCAGGAACTTCCTGACTGCTGTTAAGAAAGTGATCACCTCCCGAGAGGGCTCCTACTGGGTGACCCTGGAGTTCTCCAAGCTGGGCTACATCGGGAAGCTTTACCACTCCCATGACCTGCCGCGCCTGGCACACTTCCTGCTGATGTTCTACCAGGAGATGCCCTGCGACTGGCTGCTCATCCACTTCCGCGGGCTGCTGGCGCAGAAGGAGGTGATCCGCTTCAAGCCCTCTCTGTTCCAGCACATGGGATACTACTCCTCTTACAGGGGAGCTGAGAACAAGCTCAAGGATGATGACTTCGAGGAGGAGTCCTTCGATCTCCCCGACAACCCCCCGGCCAACCTGCACACCAACATGAACGTCTTTGAGAACTACGAGGCCAGCAAGGCGTACAGCAGCGGCGACGAGTACTTCTGGGGCAAAGCCCCTGCCACGGGGGACTTCTATGGGGCTGTGTTTGAAAAGCCCATAAAAATCAGCAAAATCAAAGTGGTGACGGGGACCGAAGACAGGCAAAATGACATTTTGCACCACGGGGCCCTGGAAGTAGGGGAAAAGGTGGTGGGGAGTAAGAAAGGGAGGCAATGCAGCACGTACCTGAGACTGGGGGAGTTCAGGAACGGGAAGTTTGAAGTGACAGACGTAGAGCACAAGGTCCTGTTTGATGTTAGCTGCGTGAGAATAGTTGTCACCAAAAGCCAGAAGGAGTGGCTGATCATTAGGAGCATTAGCATCTGGACTTCTCAGACCCCAAACCCATAA
- the MGAT4C gene encoding alpha-1,3-mannosyl-glycoprotein 4-beta-N-acetylglucosaminyltransferase C isoform X3: protein MWPSDRCPLPSKPITAHSSTSLRSPSREGYLTIGLSSVKRKKGNYLLETIKSIFEQSSYEELKEIAVVVQLADFDWAWCAGMAQDISQRFAHHIIAGRLLVIHVPEEHYPALEGLKRNYNDPVERVKFRSKQNVDYAFLLNFCANLSDYYVMLEDDVRCSRNFLTAVKKVITSREGSYWVTLEFSKLGYIGKLYHSHDLPRLAHFLLMFYQEMPCDWLLIHFRGLLAQKEVIRFKPSLFQHMGYYSSYRGAENKLKDDDFEEESFDLPDNPPANLHTNMNVFENYEASKAYSSGDEYFWGKAPATGDFYGAVFEKPIKISKIKVVTGTEDRQNDILHHGALEVGEKVVGSKKGRQCSTYLRLGEFRNGKFEVTDVEHKVLFDVSCVRIVVTKSQKEWLIIRSISIWTSQTPNP from the exons ATGTGGCCTTCAGACAGGTGTCCTCTGCCTTCCAAACCAATCACTGCACACAGCTCAACAAGCCTCAGAAGTCCAAGCAGAGAAG GGTACCTGACAATTGGGCTCTcctctgtgaaaaggaaaaagggcaaCTACCTGctggagaccatcaagtccatctTCGAGCAGTCGAGCTacgaggagctgaaggagatcgcggtggtggtgcagctggcagactTCGACTGGGCCTGGTGCGCCGGCATGGCGCAGGACATCTCGCAGAGGTTCGCTCACCACATCATCGCCGGCAGGCTGCTGGTCATCCACGTGCCGGAGGAGCACTACCCCGCGCTGGAGGGCCTCAAGAGGAACTACAACGACCCCGTGGAGCGGGTGAAGTTCCGCTCCAAGCAGAACGTGGACTACGCCTTCCTGCTCAACTTCTGCGCCAACCTCTCCGACTACTACGTCATGCTGGAGGACGACGTCCGCTGCTCCAGGAACTTCCTGACTGCTGTTAAGAAAGTGATCACCTCCCGAGAGGGCTCCTACTGGGTGACCCTGGAGTTCTCCAAGCTGGGCTACATCGGGAAGCTTTACCACTCCCATGACCTGCCGCGCCTGGCACACTTCCTGCTGATGTTCTACCAGGAGATGCCCTGCGACTGGCTGCTCATCCACTTCCGCGGGCTGCTGGCGCAGAAGGAGGTGATCCGCTTCAAGCCCTCTCTGTTCCAGCACATGGGATACTACTCCTCTTACAGGGGAGCTGAGAACAAGCTCAAGGATGATGACTTCGAGGAGGAGTCCTTCGATCTCCCCGACAACCCCCCGGCCAACCTGCACACCAACATGAACGTCTTTGAGAACTACGAGGCCAGCAAGGCGTACAGCAGCGGCGACGAGTACTTCTGGGGCAAAGCCCCTGCCACGGGGGACTTCTATGGGGCTGTGTTTGAAAAGCCCATAAAAATCAGCAAAATCAAAGTGGTGACGGGGACCGAAGACAGGCAAAATGACATTTTGCACCACGGGGCCCTGGAAGTAGGGGAAAAGGTGGTGGGGAGTAAGAAAGGGAGGCAATGCAGCACGTACCTGAGACTGGGGGAGTTCAGGAACGGGAAGTTTGAAGTGACAGACGTAGAGCACAAGGTCCTGTTTGATGTTAGCTGCGTGAGAATAGTTGTCACCAAAAGCCAGAAGGAGTGGCTGATCATTAGGAGCATTAGCATCTGGACTTCTCAGACCCCAAACCCATAA